The DNA sequence GGCAATGCCCAAGCAGATCAGCTTCGACGAGGACGCTCGTCGGGCACTCGAGCGCGGCGTGAACAAGCTCGCGGACACGGTCAAGGTGACCCTCGGCCCGCGCGGCAGGCACGTGGTGCTCGACAAGAAGTTCGGCGGGCCCACCGTCACCAACGACGGCGTGACCATCGCCCGCGAGATCGAGCTGGACGACGCGTTCGAGAACCTCGGCGCGCAGCTGGCCAAGAGCGTCGCCACCAAGACCAACGACGTCGCCGGTGACGGCACCACGACCGCGACCGTGCTGGCCCAGGCCATGGTCCGGGTCGGCCTGCGCAACGTCGCGGCCGGCGCGAACCCGATGTCGCTCGGCGTCGGCATCCAGGCCGCCGCCGAGGCCGTCGTGGACGCCCTCAAGGCCAAGGCCACCCCGGTCAAGGGTCGCGACAACATCGCCCAGGTCGGCACCGTCTCGTCGCGTGACGAGTCCATCGGCGCCCTGCTCGGCGAGGCCATCGAGAAGGTCGGCGAGGACGGTGTGATCACCGTCGAGGAGTCCTCCTCGATGGCCACCGAGCTGCAGATCACCGAGGGCGTGCAGTTCGACAAGGGCTACGTGTCGGCGCACTTCGCCACCGACCTCGAAGCCCAGGAGACGGTGTTCGAGGACGCCCGCATCCTGCTGCACCGCGAGAAGATCTCGGCGCTGGCCGACCTGCTGCCGATCCTGGAGAAGGTCGCCGAGGCCGGCAAGCCGCTGGTCATCATCGCCGAGGACGTCGAGGGCGAGGCGCTGTCCACCCTGGTCGTCAACGCCCTGCGCAAGACCCTGCGCGTGGTCG is a window from the Saccharothrix saharensis genome containing:
- the groL gene encoding chaperonin GroEL (60 kDa chaperone family; promotes refolding of misfolded polypeptides especially under stressful conditions; forms two stacked rings of heptamers to form a barrel-shaped 14mer; ends can be capped by GroES; misfolded proteins enter the barrel where they are refolded when GroES binds); translation: MPKQISFDEDARRALERGVNKLADTVKVTLGPRGRHVVLDKKFGGPTVTNDGVTIAREIELDDAFENLGAQLAKSVATKTNDVAGDGTTTATVLAQAMVRVGLRNVAAGANPMSLGVGIQAAAEAVVDALKAKATPVKGRDNIAQVGTVSSRDESIGALLGEAIEKVGEDGVITVEESSSMATELQITEGVQFDKGYVSAHFATDLEAQETVFEDARILLHREKISALADLLPILEKVAEAGKPLVIIAEDVEGEALSTLVVNALRKTLRVVAVKAPYFGDRRKAFLDDLAVVTGAQVIAAEVGLKLSEAGLDVLGSARRVVVSKDNTTIVDGGGTKADVAGRAELLRREIEATDSDWDREKLQERLAKLSGGIAVIKVGAATETELKERKHRIEDAVSATKAAVEEGIVPGGGSALVHAAKVLDGGLDLSGDEATGVAIVREALGSALFWIAANAGLEGAVVVNKVREQDWGFGLNAATLTYGDLLEAGIIDPVKVTRSAVTNAASIARMVLTTESAVVEKKEEEPAAANGHGHGHGHGH